One Pseudomonas sp. FP1742 genomic window carries:
- a CDS encoding DUF523 and DUF1722 domain-containing protein: protein MPAQSDTPPKIAISACLMGAEVRYNGGHKTSQLCSRILCDHFDFVPVCPEVAIGLGIPREPIRLVGNPEHPDAVGTLNPELNVTRPLAEYARKMAVELDDVCGYIFMQKSPSCGLERVKVYQANGAPVNGSSRGIYARAFCARHPDLPVEEEGRLNDPVLRENFLTRVFAYSAWQQLLQTGLTRRGLTDFHARYKYLLMAHNPVQYKTLGNLLGNMGRTDPEVLGPRYFSELMAALKKCATRRTHANVLHHLSGYLKQVINTEDKREVQHVIDQYRHGIVPLVVPLTLLKHYFRQHPDPYIAQQVYLQPHPENLSLRNAI from the coding sequence ATGCCTGCACAGTCAGATACCCCACCAAAAATAGCCATCAGCGCCTGCCTGATGGGGGCCGAAGTGCGCTACAACGGCGGGCACAAGACCTCACAGCTGTGCAGTCGCATCCTCTGCGATCATTTCGATTTCGTCCCTGTGTGTCCGGAAGTCGCCATCGGCCTGGGTATCCCTCGCGAACCGATCCGCCTGGTGGGCAATCCCGAACATCCAGACGCCGTCGGCACGCTCAACCCTGAGCTCAATGTCACTCGACCGCTGGCCGAATATGCTCGGAAAATGGCGGTGGAGCTGGATGACGTCTGCGGCTATATCTTCATGCAGAAATCCCCTTCGTGCGGTCTGGAGCGGGTCAAGGTCTACCAAGCCAACGGCGCACCGGTGAACGGCAGTAGCCGTGGCATTTACGCCAGGGCCTTCTGTGCGCGGCATCCCGATTTGCCTGTGGAAGAAGAAGGCCGGCTCAACGATCCGGTACTGCGGGAAAACTTCCTCACTCGCGTGTTCGCCTACAGCGCCTGGCAACAGTTGCTGCAAACAGGCCTGACCCGGCGCGGCCTCACGGATTTTCACGCACGCTACAAATACCTGTTGATGGCCCATAACCCGGTGCAATACAAAACCCTGGGCAACCTGCTGGGCAACATGGGCCGGACCGATCCCGAAGTGCTCGGCCCGCGCTATTTCAGCGAACTGATGGCGGCCTTGAAAAAATGCGCCACGCGCCGCACCCATGCCAACGTCCTGCACCATCTCAGCGGCTATCTCAAACAGGTCATCAACACCGAAGACAAACGGGAAGTGCAGCACGTCATCGACCAGTATCGCCACGGCATCGTGCCGCTGGTGGTGCCGTTGACGTTGCTCAAACACTACTTTCGCCAGCACCCGGATCCGTACATTGCGCAACAGGTTTACCTGCAACCGCACCCGGAAAACCTCAGTCTGCGAAACGCGATCTAA
- a CDS encoding NAD(P)/FAD-dependent oxidoreductase: MTVPIAIIGTGIAGLSAAQALTEAGHIVQLFDKSRGSGGRMSSKRSDAGALDMGAQYFTARDRRFVTEVQRWQTNGWVAVWTPQLYTFHGGQLRPSPDEQTRWVGTPRMSAITRGLLGDLEVHFACRITEVYRGEEHWHLQDAEGFTHGPFSHVVIAMPAPQATALLAAAPKLAGAAAGVKMEPTWAVALAFDTPLETPIEGCFVQDSPLDWLARNRSKPGRDTTLDTWVLHATSTWSRQHIDLPKEAVIEQLHGAFAELLHDAMPAPTFSLAHRWLYARPASSHEWGALADADLGLYVCGDWCLSGRVEGAWLSGQEAARRLHEHLQ, from the coding sequence ATGACTGTACCTATCGCAATCATCGGCACCGGCATCGCCGGACTCTCAGCCGCCCAGGCCCTCACGGAGGCCGGGCATATCGTTCAACTTTTCGATAAAAGCCGCGGCAGCGGCGGACGCATGTCGAGCAAGCGCAGCGATGCGGGTGCTCTGGACATGGGTGCGCAATATTTCACCGCCCGCGACCGTCGCTTCGTCACTGAAGTCCAGCGCTGGCAAACCAATGGTTGGGTCGCCGTATGGACGCCGCAGCTCTATACCTTTCATGGCGGCCAGCTCAGACCCTCGCCGGACGAACAGACACGCTGGGTCGGCACGCCACGCATGAGCGCGATCACACGCGGCCTGCTTGGGGATCTGGAAGTGCATTTCGCCTGCCGCATCACCGAGGTCTATCGCGGCGAAGAACATTGGCATCTGCAAGACGCCGAGGGTTTCACTCACGGCCCGTTCAGTCATGTTGTCATCGCCATGCCCGCCCCGCAGGCGACCGCGCTGCTGGCTGCGGCACCGAAACTCGCCGGAGCCGCCGCCGGAGTAAAAATGGAGCCCACCTGGGCGGTCGCCCTGGCGTTCGACACGCCACTGGAAACCCCCATTGAAGGTTGCTTCGTGCAAGACAGCCCCCTCGACTGGCTGGCGCGCAACCGCAGTAAACCGGGACGCGACACCACCCTCGACACTTGGGTGCTGCACGCCACCAGCACGTGGAGCCGGCAGCATATCGACCTGCCCAAGGAAGCGGTGATCGAGCAATTGCACGGTGCCTTTGCCGAATTGCTGCACGATGCCATGCCTGCTCCGACCTTCAGCCTCGCTCACCGCTGGCTTTATGCCCGGCCGGCCAGCAGCCATGAATGGGGTGCCCTGGCCGATGCCGATCTGGGCCTGTATGTGTGCGGTGACTGGTGCCTGTCCGGCCGTGTCGAAGGCGCCTGGCTCAGTGGTCAGGAAGCAGCCCGCCGGCTGCACGAACACCTGCAGTGA